TGGAGAGGGAAACCCCTGGGGCGATCGCCAATTCTCCCCCAGTTAACGCCGTTTCGTTACTATGTCCAGCAAAAAAGAGAACATCCCATCCACGGGGATCGGCGATCGCCTGACAAATATCATGTTTAAGTTGCTGGAGATCCTCTTTTCCCGTCCATCCCACAAACTCCACCGTCGCCAATCGAGACAGAGAAGTAACCGCCGTGCGATCGCCTTCAAACTCCAATCCCGTATCATCCCCTAAAATCGCCAACACCCTCGCCTTTCTCCGCCGAGGATAAACCGGTTCATGGGCAATATTTCCCGGAGTTCGCACCAAACAAATAGAATTTGCCGCCCCTAGATCCGTACCAATTTCCCAAGTTTCCCAAGGCAACCTCGCCAAATCTAAAGGCGTACAAGTCAAACATACCATCAGAGGTTGAGAACTCTTCACCGCCGTTGTTGCCAACTGTCGGCGAATCGCGACTAACTCCGGAGACAGTAACCAATAATGAAATTGATCCAGTAATTCCGCCTCCGCTTGCACCAACAAAGAACGCCAATCTTCCGACGGTTTAGACACCTGTCCCCGCTTAACCACCTTGCCCCGCAATTGGCGATAAAACTGCAAATAAGTCTCTTGCCATCGCTGATAACTTTGGGATAACTTTGCCGGATAGGGCAGTTCTGTTGATAGAGTTTGTCCTTCTCCCCAAGTCAGCTCAAAATCACAAACTTCGTTGACTTGTCGGACTCGCAGTTTATAAACTTGGGAAAACATGGAAAAATAAGACTATAAATTCAATAAATCCACTGATTGAGAACAACGAACTGATTTTCCAGTAAATATTCAGATGTTTCCAGGTTCCTAATTGCCATAACAATCATTTGATAAGTCATATTCTTAGAAAAATCACTATTTTGATAAATGGCCAAAATACCAGAATGTATTGGATTTTCTTGATGCAATTCTTGAAAGTCCTCACAGTTACGAGTTAGCAAAACTCTTTTATTATTGATAGCATAACTTAAAACCATTACATCTGTGGAATTAACTAAGCCTGCCAAGTTAACAGTAAGTACATCATGACCCTCTATTTCTAAAAGATTCACTAAATACTTCGCTTGAGAGTCTTCATCGAGTAAGATTCGTAGGCTCAACTGCTACTCCTTTCGACTCCAAGCGATAACGTTCTTCAGCCGCTTCCAATGCTAACAATTCCTGGTT
The sequence above is drawn from the Roseofilum capinflatum BLCC-M114 genome and encodes:
- a CDS encoding DUF5615 family PIN-like protein encodes the protein MSLRILLDEDSQAKYLVNLLEIEGHDVLTVNLAGLVNSTDVMVLSYAINNKRVLLTRNCEDFQELHQENPIHSGILAIYQNSDFSKNMTYQMIVMAIRNLETSEYLLENQFVVLNQWIY